From one Dama dama isolate Ldn47 chromosome 4, ASM3311817v1, whole genome shotgun sequence genomic stretch:
- the CLASRP gene encoding CLK4-associating serine/arginine rich protein isoform X1 — MWHEARKHERKLRGMMVDYKKRAERRREYYEKIKKDPAQFLQVHGRACKVHLDSAVALAAESPVNMMPWQGDTNNMIDRFDVRAHLDHIPDYTPPLLTTISPEQESDERKCNYERYRGLVQNDFAGISEEQCLYQIYIDELYGGLQRPSEDEKKKLAEKKASIGYTYEDSTVAEVEKVTEKPEEEESPAEEESNSDEDEVIPDIDVEVDVDELNQEQVADLNKQATTYGMADGDFVRMLRKDKEEAEAIKHAKALEEEKAMYSGRRSRRQRREFREKRLRGRKISPPSYARRDSPTYDPYKRSPSESSSESRSRSRSPTPGREEKITFITSFGGSDEEAAAAAAAAAASGAATGKPPAPPQPGGPAPGRNASARRRSSTSSSSSSSASRTSSSRSRSSSSSRSRRGGGYYRSGRHARSRSRSWSRSRSRSRRYSRSRSRGRRHSGGGSRDGHRYSRSPARRGGYGPRRRSRSRSRSGDRYRRGGRGPRHHSSSRSSWSLSPSRSRSLTRSRSPSPSRSRSSPSRSRSQSHSPSPPREKLSRPAASPAVGEKLKKTEPAAGKETGAAKPKLTPQEKLKLRMQKALNRQFKADKKAAQEKMIQQEHERQEREDELRAMARKIRMKERERREKEREEWERQYSRQSRSPSPRYSREYSSSRRRSRSRSRSPHYRH, encoded by the exons ATGTGGCACGAGGCTCGGAAACATGAGCGGAAACTTCGAGGCATGATGGTCGACTACAAGAAGAGGGCAGAGCGGCGCAGGGAGTACTATGAAAAGATC AAGAAGGACCCAGCCCAGTTCCTGCAGGTGCATGGTCGAGCTTGCAAGGTGCACCTGGATTCTGCAGTTGCCCTGGCCGCGGAGAGCCCCGTTAACAT GATGCCCTGGCAGGGGGACACCAACAACATGATTGACCGCTTTGACGTCCGTGCCCACCTGGACCACATCCCCGACTACACACCCCCGCTGCTCACCACCAT CTCCCCAGAACAGGAGTCGGACGAACGGAAATGTAACTACGAGCGCTACCGAGGCCTGGTGCAGAACGACTTTGCCGGCA tcTCCGAGGAGCAGTGCCTGTACCAGATCTACATTGACGAGCTGTACGGAGGCCTCCAGAGACCCAGTGAGGATGAGAAGAAGAA GCTGGCAGAGAAGAAGGCATCCATTGGCTACACCTACGAGGACAGCACGGTGGCCGAGGTGGAGAAGGTGACAGAGAAGCCGGAGGAGGAGGAGTCCCCGGCCGAGGAGGAGAGCAACTCGGATGAAGATGAGGTCATCCCCGACATCG ACGTGGAGGTGGATGTGGATGAACTGAACCAGGAGCAGGTGGCCGATCTCAACAAACAGGCCACGACGTATGGCATGGCCGACGGCGACTTTGTCAG GATGCTCCGGAAAGACAAGGAGGAGGCGGAGGCCATCAAACACGCcaaggccctggaggaggagaaggccaTGTACTCG GGCCGTCGCTCCCGGCGCCAGAGGAGGGAGTTCCGGGAGAAGCGGCTGAGGGGCCGCAAGATCAGCCCCCCCAG CTACGCCCGCCGAGACAGCCCCACCTATGACCCCTATAAGCG GTCGCCCTCGGAGTCCAGCTCCGAATCCCGCTCCCGTTCCCGCTCCCCGACCCCTGGCCGGGAGGAGAAGATCACGTTCATCACCAGTTTTGGGGGCAGCGATGAGGAGGCGGCCGCAGCCGCAGCTGCAGCAGCTGCATCAGGGGctgccacagggaagcccccggcgcctccccagcctGGCGGCCCCGCACCGGGACGTAATGCCAGCGCCCG CCGccgctcctccacctcctcctcctcctcctcctccgcctcGAGGACCTCCAGCTCCCGCTCccgctccagctccagctcccGCTCCCGCCGTGGCGGGGGCTACTACCGCTCCGGCCGCCATGCCCGCTCCCGCTCCCGGTCCTGGTCGCGCTCCCGGTCCCGCTCCCGGCGATATTCTCGCTCCCGCAGCCGCGGCCGGCGGCACTCAGGTGGGGGCTCCCGAGACGGACACCGCTACTCCCGTTCGCCGGCCCGGCGCGGCGGTTACGGGCCCCGGCGCAGAAGCAG GAGCCGCTCCCGCTCTGGGGACCGGTACCGGCGGGGCGGCCGGGGGCCCCGGCACcacagcagcagccgcagcagctgGTCCCTCAGCCCGTCCCGGAGCCGCAGCCTGACTCGCAGCCGCAGCCCCAGCCCGAGCCGCAGCCGCAGCAGCCCGAGCCGCAGCCGCAGCCAGAGCCACTCGCCGTCGCCGCCGAGGGAGAAGCTGAGCAGGCCGGCAGCGTCCCCCGCTGTGGGCGAGAAGCTGAAAAA gaCCGAACCTGCCGCTGGTAAAGAGACAGGAGCTGCCAAA cccaagcTGACGCCGCAGGAGAAGCTTAAGCTGAGGATGCAGAAGGCACTCAACAGGCAGT TCAAGGCGGACAAGAAGGCGGCGCAGGAGAAGATGATCCAGCAGGAGCATGAGCGCCAG GAGCGGGAAGACGAGCTTCGTGCCATGGCCCGCAAGATCCGCATGAA GGAACGGGAGCGccgagagaaggagagagaggaatggGAACGCCAGTACAGCCGGCAGAGCCGCTCGCCCTCCCCCCGCTACA GTCGAGAATACAGTTCTTCTCGAAG ACGGTCGAGGTCCAGATCCCGAAGCCCTCACTACCGACATTAG
- the CLASRP gene encoding CLK4-associating serine/arginine rich protein isoform X2, producing the protein MMPWQGDTNNMIDRFDVRAHLDHIPDYTPPLLTTISPEQESDERKCNYERYRGLVQNDFAGISEEQCLYQIYIDELYGGLQRPSEDEKKKLAEKKASIGYTYEDSTVAEVEKVTEKPEEEESPAEEESNSDEDEVIPDIDVEVDVDELNQEQVADLNKQATTYGMADGDFVRMLRKDKEEAEAIKHAKALEEEKAMYSGRRSRRQRREFREKRLRGRKISPPSYARRDSPTYDPYKRSPSESSSESRSRSRSPTPGREEKITFITSFGGSDEEAAAAAAAAAASGAATGKPPAPPQPGGPAPGRNASARRRSSTSSSSSSSASRTSSSRSRSSSSSRSRRGGGYYRSGRHARSRSRSWSRSRSRSRRYSRSRSRGRRHSGGGSRDGHRYSRSPARRGGYGPRRRSRSRSRSGDRYRRGGRGPRHHSSSRSSWSLSPSRSRSLTRSRSPSPSRSRSSPSRSRSQSHSPSPPREKLSRPAASPAVGEKLKKTEPAAGKETGAAKPKLTPQEKLKLRMQKALNRQFKADKKAAQEKMIQQEHERQEREDELRAMARKIRMKERERREKEREEWERQYSRQSRSPSPRYSREYSSSRRRSRSRSRSPHYRH; encoded by the exons AT GATGCCCTGGCAGGGGGACACCAACAACATGATTGACCGCTTTGACGTCCGTGCCCACCTGGACCACATCCCCGACTACACACCCCCGCTGCTCACCACCAT CTCCCCAGAACAGGAGTCGGACGAACGGAAATGTAACTACGAGCGCTACCGAGGCCTGGTGCAGAACGACTTTGCCGGCA tcTCCGAGGAGCAGTGCCTGTACCAGATCTACATTGACGAGCTGTACGGAGGCCTCCAGAGACCCAGTGAGGATGAGAAGAAGAA GCTGGCAGAGAAGAAGGCATCCATTGGCTACACCTACGAGGACAGCACGGTGGCCGAGGTGGAGAAGGTGACAGAGAAGCCGGAGGAGGAGGAGTCCCCGGCCGAGGAGGAGAGCAACTCGGATGAAGATGAGGTCATCCCCGACATCG ACGTGGAGGTGGATGTGGATGAACTGAACCAGGAGCAGGTGGCCGATCTCAACAAACAGGCCACGACGTATGGCATGGCCGACGGCGACTTTGTCAG GATGCTCCGGAAAGACAAGGAGGAGGCGGAGGCCATCAAACACGCcaaggccctggaggaggagaaggccaTGTACTCG GGCCGTCGCTCCCGGCGCCAGAGGAGGGAGTTCCGGGAGAAGCGGCTGAGGGGCCGCAAGATCAGCCCCCCCAG CTACGCCCGCCGAGACAGCCCCACCTATGACCCCTATAAGCG GTCGCCCTCGGAGTCCAGCTCCGAATCCCGCTCCCGTTCCCGCTCCCCGACCCCTGGCCGGGAGGAGAAGATCACGTTCATCACCAGTTTTGGGGGCAGCGATGAGGAGGCGGCCGCAGCCGCAGCTGCAGCAGCTGCATCAGGGGctgccacagggaagcccccggcgcctccccagcctGGCGGCCCCGCACCGGGACGTAATGCCAGCGCCCG CCGccgctcctccacctcctcctcctcctcctcctccgcctcGAGGACCTCCAGCTCCCGCTCccgctccagctccagctcccGCTCCCGCCGTGGCGGGGGCTACTACCGCTCCGGCCGCCATGCCCGCTCCCGCTCCCGGTCCTGGTCGCGCTCCCGGTCCCGCTCCCGGCGATATTCTCGCTCCCGCAGCCGCGGCCGGCGGCACTCAGGTGGGGGCTCCCGAGACGGACACCGCTACTCCCGTTCGCCGGCCCGGCGCGGCGGTTACGGGCCCCGGCGCAGAAGCAG GAGCCGCTCCCGCTCTGGGGACCGGTACCGGCGGGGCGGCCGGGGGCCCCGGCACcacagcagcagccgcagcagctgGTCCCTCAGCCCGTCCCGGAGCCGCAGCCTGACTCGCAGCCGCAGCCCCAGCCCGAGCCGCAGCCGCAGCAGCCCGAGCCGCAGCCGCAGCCAGAGCCACTCGCCGTCGCCGCCGAGGGAGAAGCTGAGCAGGCCGGCAGCGTCCCCCGCTGTGGGCGAGAAGCTGAAAAA gaCCGAACCTGCCGCTGGTAAAGAGACAGGAGCTGCCAAA cccaagcTGACGCCGCAGGAGAAGCTTAAGCTGAGGATGCAGAAGGCACTCAACAGGCAGT TCAAGGCGGACAAGAAGGCGGCGCAGGAGAAGATGATCCAGCAGGAGCATGAGCGCCAG GAGCGGGAAGACGAGCTTCGTGCCATGGCCCGCAAGATCCGCATGAA GGAACGGGAGCGccgagagaaggagagagaggaatggGAACGCCAGTACAGCCGGCAGAGCCGCTCGCCCTCCCCCCGCTACA GTCGAGAATACAGTTCTTCTCGAAG ACGGTCGAGGTCCAGATCCCGAAGCCCTCACTACCGACATTAG